From the Streptomyces nigrescens genome, one window contains:
- a CDS encoding SWF or SNF family helicase, whose product MNTPGDEGPMYLDEGASAAAERTFEALPAARGRAFAQSWWGQAWLKALEDTALDGAQVKLGRRHARAGAVGAVSVRPGRITAVVQDPDHTRHRSDVLLQQLSAADWDRFLDMVADRAGHIAALLDRDMPPVLVEDAAAAGIELLPGIGDLEPECSCGAWDHCAHSTALCYQLARLLDQDPFVLLLMRGRGERELLDEVQARSASRAELPAGGAAAEPSGAGVPAAEAYAARDILPPLPAAPPPVAAPGAPPVLGGGTPPAPGVEVAALEFLIGDAAARAQRLLAEALSTGHPDSPPPPVPAPDQDAVRLAAAGPGAAISARLAAGSGRDARGLASAVRAWELGGAAGLAVLEEEWTPEPEALARATGRLAAAWEDEETRPRLRVTRNRWTVVGGAAQLRYGRDGRWWPYRREGGRWVPAGPATDDPAGALAGVSAEE is encoded by the coding sequence ATGAACACGCCTGGAGATGAGGGACCGATGTACCTGGACGAGGGGGCTTCCGCTGCCGCTGAGCGGACGTTCGAGGCATTGCCCGCGGCCCGTGGGAGGGCCTTTGCCCAGAGCTGGTGGGGGCAGGCGTGGCTCAAGGCGCTGGAGGACACCGCGCTGGACGGCGCGCAGGTGAAGCTGGGCCGGCGGCATGCGCGGGCCGGTGCGGTCGGCGCGGTGTCGGTGCGCCCCGGCCGGATCACCGCGGTCGTCCAGGACCCCGACCATACGCGGCACCGGTCCGATGTCCTGCTGCAGCAGTTGAGCGCGGCGGACTGGGACCGCTTCCTGGACATGGTCGCGGACCGGGCAGGGCACATCGCGGCGCTGCTGGACCGTGACATGCCGCCGGTCCTCGTCGAGGACGCCGCCGCGGCCGGGATCGAACTCCTGCCGGGCATCGGGGACCTGGAGCCGGAGTGCAGTTGTGGTGCCTGGGACCACTGCGCGCATTCGACCGCGCTGTGCTACCAGTTGGCGCGGCTGCTGGACCAGGACCCGTTCGTCCTGCTGCTGATGCGCGGCCGGGGTGAGCGGGAGCTGCTGGACGAGGTGCAGGCGCGCAGTGCGTCGCGGGCGGAGCTGCCGGCGGGCGGGGCCGCGGCGGAGCCGTCCGGTGCGGGAGTGCCGGCGGCCGAGGCGTATGCGGCGCGGGACATTCTGCCGCCGCTGCCCGCGGCGCCGCCCCCGGTCGCCGCGCCGGGTGCTCCGCCGGTGCTCGGTGGCGGCACCCCGCCCGCGCCCGGGGTAGAGGTGGCCGCGCTGGAGTTCCTGATCGGGGACGCGGCGGCGCGCGCCCAGCGGCTGCTGGCGGAAGCGCTGTCCACCGGGCATCCGGACAGTCCGCCGCCGCCCGTTCCGGCGCCCGACCAGGATGCGGTGCGGCTGGCGGCGGCCGGTCCGGGGGCGGCCATATCGGCGCGGCTGGCGGCCGGTTCGGGGCGGGATGCGCGGGGTCTGGCGTCGGCCGTACGGGCCTGGGAGCTGGGTGGCGCGGCGGGGCTCGCGGTCCTGGAGGAGGAGTGGACACCGGAGCCGGAGGCGCTGGCACGGGCCACCGGCCGGCTGGCGGCCGCGTGGGAGGACGAGGAGACCCGGCCGCGGCTGCGGGTCACCCGTAACCGCTGGACGGTGGTGGGCGGCGCGGCCCAGTTGCGCTACGGGCGGGACGGCCGCTGGTGGCCGTATCGCAGGGAGGGCGGGCGGTGGGTGCCCGCGGGCCCGGCCACGGACGATCCGGCGGGCGCGCTGGCGGGGGTGTCGGCGGAGGAGTGA
- a CDS encoding DEAD/DEAH box helicase: MTSLPAVTPAQLSALAQCAAVFLPSDPPRAGRIAFWRPDGEPVGDASLGVALPDDDGGVSLCEVPALVLTVADAVPVLTRARAGRDAHPAAAFWGAASVLALQLAARGRILPGVSPAGYDAWRLGPLDPEDLARLRDLAAAMPPYAHAAPLPDTDPLQLPDPERHVRAFLDAVADGLPRSPGAVLATGAPAFAVTAPQHIPEQRAWAADVAAGHDAGVRISLRVEVHGAEAEEPMAFGEQRGEVDAAGSPLRGDAAGARSPITFKAVLQLHSLTDPTLVADAAEVWAGTSTAGQAFGARARMDTLLTLRRAADAWAPLTPLLSAAVPDALDLADEEIAELLGPAAGALAAAGVQVHWPKELTRTLSARAVVGPPEAGGGDVSEGRGTGLPSLLSADALLSFSWRFAVGDQEVDRAELDRLAEAGRPLVRLHGQWVLIDPAAVRAARDRQERKVTPLDALGAALTGSVEDGDGGRVEVAASGWLARLRDRLADPEGGDTTPVRQPAALTATLRDYQLRGLGWLHRMTSLGLGACLADDMGLGKTITLISLHLHRQTAPASAGPTLVVCPTSLMGNWQREIEKFAPGTPVRRFHAGRRSLAELADGEFVLTTYGTMRVDAGKLAEVGWGLVVADEAQHIKNPFSATARALRTLPAKARVALTGTPVENNLSELWAILDWTTPGLLGPLGRFRTHYAQAIEGGAAASPEAGAAAERLARLVRPFLLRRRKSDPGIAPELPPKTETDRAVALTKEQTGLYEAVVREGLAEIAGTDGFARRGLVVKLLTSLKQICNHPAQYLKESGPAEDGRAAGAVRIAGRSGKVELLDELLDSILAEGASVLVFTQYVQMARLLEGHLAARGVPTQFLHGGTPVARREEMVRRFQDGAAPVFLLSLKAAGTGLNLTRAAHVVHFDRWWNPAVEAQATDRAYRIGQTQPVQVHRIITEGTIEDRIADMLARKQQLADAVLGSGEAALTELTDAELADLVALRGNER, encoded by the coding sequence GTGACATCCCTCCCCGCGGTCACCCCCGCTCAGCTCTCCGCACTCGCGCAGTGCGCAGCGGTTTTCCTGCCGTCGGATCCGCCACGGGCCGGGCGGATCGCCTTCTGGCGGCCTGATGGTGAACCCGTGGGGGACGCGTCGCTGGGCGTGGCCCTGCCGGATGACGACGGCGGGGTCTCCTTGTGCGAGGTTCCGGCCCTGGTGCTGACGGTGGCCGACGCGGTGCCGGTCCTAACCCGTGCGCGGGCCGGCCGGGACGCCCATCCGGCCGCAGCCTTCTGGGGGGCCGCCTCCGTACTGGCGCTGCAGCTCGCGGCCCGTGGCCGGATACTGCCCGGGGTCAGCCCGGCCGGATACGACGCCTGGCGGCTGGGGCCGCTCGACCCGGAGGACCTGGCGCGGCTGCGCGATCTCGCCGCCGCGATGCCGCCGTACGCCCACGCTGCCCCGCTCCCGGACACCGACCCGTTGCAGCTGCCGGATCCCGAGCGGCATGTGCGGGCCTTCCTCGACGCGGTGGCGGACGGGCTGCCGCGCTCCCCCGGCGCCGTGCTGGCCACCGGAGCGCCGGCCTTCGCGGTGACCGCCCCGCAGCACATCCCCGAACAGCGCGCCTGGGCCGCTGATGTCGCCGCGGGGCACGACGCGGGTGTACGGATCTCCCTGCGGGTGGAGGTGCATGGCGCGGAGGCGGAGGAGCCGATGGCCTTCGGGGAGCAGCGCGGCGAGGTGGATGCGGCGGGAAGCCCGCTGCGCGGCGATGCGGCCGGTGCTCGGTCCCCCATCACGTTCAAGGCCGTTCTCCAGTTGCACAGTCTCACCGATCCGACGCTGGTCGCGGATGCCGCGGAGGTGTGGGCGGGGACTTCGACGGCCGGGCAGGCGTTCGGGGCGCGGGCGCGGATGGACACGCTGCTGACGTTGCGGCGGGCGGCGGATGCCTGGGCGCCGCTCACCCCGTTGTTGTCCGCGGCGGTGCCCGATGCGCTGGATCTTGCCGACGAGGAGATCGCCGAGCTGCTCGGGCCGGCCGCGGGTGCGCTGGCCGCCGCCGGGGTGCAGGTGCACTGGCCGAAGGAGCTGACGCGCACGCTGAGCGCGCGGGCCGTGGTGGGGCCGCCGGAGGCGGGCGGCGGTGACGTTTCCGAGGGGCGGGGCACGGGGCTGCCCTCGCTGTTGTCGGCGGATGCCCTGCTCTCGTTCAGCTGGCGGTTCGCGGTCGGGGACCAGGAGGTCGACAGGGCGGAGCTGGACCGGCTGGCCGAGGCGGGGCGGCCGCTGGTGCGGCTGCACGGTCAGTGGGTGCTGATCGATCCGGCGGCGGTGCGGGCCGCCCGGGACCGGCAGGAACGTAAGGTCACGCCGCTCGATGCGCTCGGCGCCGCGCTCACCGGCAGCGTCGAGGACGGGGACGGCGGCCGGGTGGAGGTGGCGGCCTCCGGCTGGCTGGCCCGGCTGCGCGACCGGCTGGCCGACCCGGAGGGCGGCGACACCACGCCGGTCCGGCAGCCGGCGGCGCTCACCGCGACACTGCGCGACTACCAGCTGCGCGGGCTCGGCTGGCTGCACCGGATGACCTCGCTGGGGCTGGGTGCCTGTCTCGCCGACGACATGGGGCTGGGGAAGACGATCACGCTCATCTCCCTGCATCTGCACCGGCAGACCGCTCCCGCGTCGGCCGGCCCCACCCTTGTCGTCTGTCCCACCTCCCTCATGGGCAACTGGCAGCGGGAGATCGAGAAGTTCGCGCCGGGCACACCGGTACGCCGCTTCCACGCCGGGCGGCGCAGTCTGGCGGAGCTGGCGGACGGCGAGTTCGTGCTCACCACGTACGGGACGATGCGGGTCGATGCCGGGAAGCTGGCGGAGGTGGGCTGGGGGCTGGTCGTCGCCGATGAGGCCCAGCACATCAAGAATCCGTTCTCCGCGACCGCCAGGGCGCTGCGGACCCTGCCCGCCAAGGCCCGGGTGGCGCTGACCGGTACCCCGGTGGAGAACAATCTGTCGGAGCTGTGGGCGATCCTGGACTGGACGACACCGGGGCTGCTGGGGCCGCTGGGCCGGTTCCGTACGCACTATGCGCAGGCCATCGAGGGCGGTGCGGCGGCGTCCCCGGAGGCGGGCGCGGCGGCCGAGCGGCTGGCCCGGCTGGTGCGGCCGTTCCTGTTGCGCCGCCGTAAGTCCGATCCGGGGATCGCGCCGGAGCTGCCGCCCAAGACGGAGACCGATCGTGCGGTGGCTCTGACCAAGGAACAGACCGGGCTGTACGAGGCCGTGGTGCGCGAGGGGCTCGCCGAGATCGCCGGGACGGACGGGTTCGCCCGCCGCGGGCTGGTGGTCAAGCTGCTCACCTCGCTCAAGCAGATCTGCAACCACCCCGCGCAGTACTTGAAGGAGAGCGGCCCGGCGGAGGACGGCCGCGCGGCGGGAGCGGTACGGATCGCGGGGCGTTCGGGAAAGGTCGAGCTGCTGGACGAGTTGCTGGACAGCATCCTCGCCGAGGGCGCGAGCGTGCTGGTGTTCACGCAGTATGTGCAGATGGCGCGGCTGTTGGAGGGGCATCTGGCGGCGCGCGGGGTGCCCACGCAGTTCCTGCACGGCGGTACGCCGGTGGCCCGCCGTGAGGAGATGGTGCGGCGCTTCCAGGACGGGGCGGCGCCGGTGTTCCTGCTGTCGTTGAAGGCGGCGGGTACCGGTCTGAACCTCACCCGGGCGGCGCATGTCGTGCACTTCGACCGCTGGTGGAATCCGGCCGTCGAGGCGCAGGCCACCGACCGCGCCTACCGCATCGGGCAGACCCAGCCGGTGCAGGTCCACCGGATCATCACGGAGGGCACGATCGAGGACCGGATCGCCGACATGCTCGCCCGTAAGCAGCAGTTGGCCGATGCGGTGCTGGGGTCCGGCGAGGCCGCGCTGACCGAACTCACCGACGCCGAGCTGGCGGATCTGGTCGCACTGCGGGGGAACGAGCGATGA
- the ssuE gene encoding NADPH-dependent FMN reductase produces MATVLSVSGSPSASSRTARLLRHLDAELTEQGHQVVPLDVRRLPAEALLGADFGHPAIVEATELFARADGVVIGTPVYKAAYSGLLKSLLDLLPQYALTGKTVLPLATGGSTAHVLAIDYALRPVLSSMGAAHIVQGWFVLDRHLAVREDGSLAVDPGAREGLDQVLDQFSGALGRSPLLSVAS; encoded by the coding sequence ATGGCCACCGTCCTGTCCGTCTCCGGCAGTCCCTCCGCGTCCTCGCGTACCGCCCGCCTGTTGCGTCACCTGGACGCCGAGCTCACCGAACAGGGGCACCAGGTCGTTCCGCTGGATGTCCGCCGGCTGCCCGCCGAGGCGTTGCTGGGAGCCGATTTCGGCCACCCGGCGATCGTCGAGGCCACCGAGCTGTTCGCCCGGGCCGACGGTGTCGTCATCGGCACGCCCGTCTACAAGGCCGCCTACTCCGGTCTGCTCAAGTCGCTGCTGGATCTGCTGCCGCAGTACGCGCTGACGGGCAAGACGGTGCTGCCGCTGGCGACCGGCGGCAGCACCGCCCATGTCCTGGCCATCGACTACGCGCTGCGGCCGGTGCTGTCGTCCATGGGCGCCGCGCACATCGTCCAGGGCTGGTTCGTGCTCGACCGGCATCTGGCCGTACGGGAGGACGGCTCGCTGGCCGTCGACCCCGGGGCACGGGAAGGGCTCGACCAGGTCCTGGACCAGTTCTCCGGCGCGCTCGGACGCAGCCCGCTGCTGTCCGTCGCGAGCTGA
- a CDS encoding putative leader peptide, which produces MNEQQKQLTQRRHVDLARLSSALCRGAVARER; this is translated from the coding sequence ATGAACGAGCAACAGAAGCAGCTCACCCAGCGGCGTCACGTCGATCTCGCACGGCTCTCCAGCGCGCTCTGTCGCGGTGCCGTCGCCCGCGAGCGCTGA
- a CDS encoding SfnB family sulfur acquisition oxidoreductase, producing MTAPARPATAHVISDDAEALAVAAELAEVFRAGAAERDAARRLPHAELARLSASGLLGITVPRSHGGAQVRTETLAEVVRLLAAGDASLSQIPQSHFVYIEVLRRQGTAEQQAFFFGEVLAGRRLGNAQSEAGTRHVQDIRTRLVPAADGSYVLSGVKHYATGALFADWIPVLARGRDEELHVAYVPREAPGVRIVDDWDGMGQRTTASGTVHLEEVPVPADRVVPHHLTFRGPQLHGAVAQLLHAAIDTGIASGALAEAAGFVRTKSRPWCESGLDSAAEDPLLIQRFGELAVRVRAAEALVASAARTVDTAARALTDDSAAGASIAVAAAKVVAAEAAVETGSALFEVAGTRAALDGLNLHRHWRDARTHTLHDPVRWKVQHIGRYVLNGTRPPRHGLL from the coding sequence GTGACCGCTCCCGCGCGGCCCGCCACCGCCCATGTGATCTCCGACGACGCCGAGGCCCTGGCGGTCGCGGCCGAACTGGCCGAGGTGTTCCGGGCCGGTGCCGCCGAGCGGGACGCCGCCCGCCGGCTGCCGCATGCCGAGCTGGCGCGGCTGTCGGCGAGCGGGCTGCTGGGCATCACCGTGCCGCGGTCCCATGGGGGCGCGCAGGTGCGGACCGAGACCCTCGCCGAGGTGGTGCGGCTGCTGGCGGCCGGGGACGCGAGTCTGTCGCAGATTCCGCAGAGCCACTTCGTGTACATCGAGGTGCTGCGCCGCCAGGGCACCGCGGAGCAGCAGGCGTTCTTCTTCGGTGAGGTGCTGGCGGGGCGGCGGCTGGGCAACGCGCAGTCGGAGGCGGGCACCCGGCATGTGCAGGACATCCGTACCCGGCTGGTGCCCGCCGCCGACGGCTCGTATGTGCTGAGCGGGGTGAAGCACTATGCGACCGGTGCGCTGTTCGCCGACTGGATCCCGGTGCTGGCGCGCGGCCGGGACGAGGAACTCCATGTGGCGTATGTGCCGCGGGAGGCGCCGGGGGTGCGGATCGTCGACGACTGGGACGGGATGGGGCAGCGGACCACGGCCAGTGGCACGGTGCACCTGGAGGAGGTACCGGTGCCGGCCGACCGGGTCGTACCGCATCACCTCACCTTTCGGGGGCCGCAACTGCACGGTGCGGTGGCCCAGTTGCTGCATGCCGCGATCGACACCGGGATCGCGTCGGGCGCGCTGGCGGAGGCCGCCGGGTTCGTCCGCACCAAGAGCCGGCCGTGGTGCGAGAGCGGCCTCGACAGCGCCGCCGAGGACCCCCTGCTGATCCAGCGGTTCGGGGAACTGGCGGTACGGGTGCGGGCCGCCGAGGCCCTGGTGGCGTCGGCGGCGCGGACGGTGGACACCGCGGCGCGGGCTCTCACCGACGACTCCGCGGCCGGGGCGTCGATCGCCGTGGCCGCGGCGAAGGTGGTGGCCGCTGAGGCGGCGGTGGAGACCGGCAGCGCGCTGTTCGAGGTGGCCGGGACCCGGGCCGCGCTGGACGGACTGAACCTGCACCGGCACTGGCGGGACGCACGCACCCACACCCTGCACGACCCGGTCCGCTGGAAGGTGCAGCACATCGGCCGCTATGTCCTCAACGGCACCCGGCCGCCCCGGCACGGTCTGCTCTGA
- a CDS encoding LysR family transcriptional regulator encodes MRIEQLEYIAAVTRLGSLRRAAEELHLSQPALSETVRNLERELGVDILDRKRSGAKISDDGRELLPHIVGVLDAVDKLRRAAGDQHHISRMVRLGTVNAATVPLLVPAIREFRTGHPLTQVEVIGAQQAEIHRALLEGSLDLGLVNYLRGDDLPPDFHTTELLRGRPVVCLRPDSPLAARSEVPVTELLTQPLIVMRSGYVMHRFVHRLLRGRTPSFSYSTDGAEMGKLMVAEGLGVTVLPDFSIIGDPLERSGTITYRPLAADRTDVLMVIQRRRSGSVPKAARDLHELFVRRAAAHRGAGEDGT; translated from the coding sequence GTGCGGATCGAGCAACTCGAATACATTGCGGCCGTCACCCGCCTCGGCTCCTTGCGCAGAGCCGCCGAGGAACTCCATCTGTCCCAGCCCGCACTGAGCGAGACCGTCCGCAATCTGGAGCGCGAACTCGGCGTCGACATCCTCGACCGCAAGCGCTCCGGAGCGAAGATCAGCGACGACGGCCGGGAGCTGCTGCCGCATATCGTCGGTGTGCTCGACGCGGTCGACAAACTGCGCCGGGCCGCGGGCGACCAGCACCACATCAGCCGGATGGTGCGACTGGGCACCGTCAACGCCGCCACCGTTCCGCTGCTGGTACCGGCCATCCGCGAGTTCCGGACCGGCCATCCGCTGACCCAGGTCGAGGTGATCGGTGCCCAACAGGCCGAGATCCACCGCGCGCTGCTGGAAGGCAGTCTCGACCTGGGGCTCGTCAACTATTTGCGCGGCGACGACCTGCCGCCGGACTTCCACACCACCGAACTCCTGCGCGGCCGCCCCGTGGTGTGCCTCCGGCCGGACAGCCCACTGGCCGCGAGGAGCGAGGTCCCGGTGACCGAACTCCTCACCCAGCCGCTGATCGTGATGCGGTCCGGCTATGTCATGCACCGCTTCGTCCACCGGCTCCTCAGGGGACGCACACCCTCCTTCTCGTACTCCACCGACGGCGCCGAAATGGGCAAACTGATGGTCGCCGAGGGCCTGGGCGTCACGGTCCTGCCCGACTTCAGCATCATCGGCGACCCCCTGGAGCGCAGCGGCACCATCACCTACCGCCCGCTGGCCGCCGACCGCACCGACGTCCTGATGGTCATTCAGCGCCGCCGCTCCGGCTCGGTCCCCAAGGCAGCCCGCGATCTGCACGAGCTCTTCGTGCGACGCGCAGCCGCGCACCGCGGCGCGGGCGAGGACGGGACCTGA
- a CDS encoding acyl-CoA dehydrogenase family protein, with amino-acid sequence MSTVAPSDWTTRPAPEGPQGWIERATEVAAVLATDAAARDRAGATPYDEVRLLKDSGLVTLLGPVGHGGGGQDWPTAYRVIREVSKADGSIGQLLGYHYLWNWAARLVGTREQWEAVEAEAARQRWFFGGAVNPRDKDVVVRDEGGTLVFSGRKSFSTGSKVSDVTVLEGVLEGTDSHVFAIVPSDSDGLTFHGDWDNIGQRLTESGSVTLDGVRVPWSAAAGYVDKEFRPRVYNTLNVPTIQLVFAHFYLGIAAGALETAAVYTRTKARSWLHGGHERAADEPYVIDTYGDLTAKLWAAEALADRVAGEGQRLHDAPDAVTEQDRGEFEVRVAAVKARATEVALEVTNRIFEVTGARSTASAEGLDRFWRNVRTHTLHDPVAYKRREVGRFVLDGALPEPTWYS; translated from the coding sequence ATGAGCACCGTCGCTCCGTCCGACTGGACCACCCGTCCCGCCCCCGAGGGCCCGCAGGGCTGGATCGAGCGCGCCACCGAGGTGGCCGCGGTCCTCGCCACCGACGCGGCCGCCCGTGACCGCGCGGGCGCCACCCCGTACGACGAGGTGCGCCTGCTCAAGGACTCCGGCCTGGTCACCCTGCTCGGCCCGGTCGGGCACGGGGGCGGCGGGCAGGACTGGCCGACCGCGTACCGCGTGATCCGGGAGGTGTCCAAGGCCGACGGGTCCATCGGCCAGCTGCTCGGCTACCACTATCTGTGGAACTGGGCGGCGCGGCTGGTCGGCACCCGTGAGCAGTGGGAGGCGGTGGAGGCCGAGGCCGCCCGGCAGCGCTGGTTCTTCGGCGGTGCGGTCAATCCGCGCGACAAGGACGTGGTGGTGCGGGACGAGGGCGGGACGCTGGTCTTCTCCGGCCGGAAGTCGTTCTCCACCGGCAGCAAGGTCTCCGATGTCACCGTGCTGGAGGGGGTCCTGGAGGGCACCGACAGCCATGTCTTCGCCATCGTGCCGTCCGACAGCGACGGTCTGACGTTCCACGGCGACTGGGACAACATCGGGCAGCGGCTCACCGAGAGCGGCAGCGTCACCCTGGACGGGGTGCGGGTGCCGTGGTCGGCGGCCGCCGGGTACGTCGACAAGGAGTTCCGGCCCCGTGTCTACAACACCCTCAATGTCCCGACCATCCAGCTGGTCTTCGCCCACTTCTACCTCGGGATCGCCGCGGGCGCCCTGGAGACGGCCGCGGTCTACACCCGTACCAAGGCGCGTTCCTGGCTGCACGGCGGCCATGAGCGGGCGGCCGACGAGCCGTACGTCATCGACACCTATGGCGATCTGACGGCCAAGCTGTGGGCCGCCGAGGCGCTGGCCGACCGGGTGGCCGGGGAGGGGCAGCGGCTGCACGACGCTCCGGACGCGGTGACCGAGCAGGACCGCGGGGAGTTCGAGGTCCGGGTGGCGGCGGTCAAGGCCCGCGCCACGGAGGTGGCCCTGGAGGTCACGAACCGGATCTTCGAGGTGACCGGGGCCCGGTCCACCGCGTCCGCCGAGGGCCTGGACCGCTTCTGGCGCAATGTCCGTACCCACACCCTGCACGATCCGGTGGCCTACAAGCGCCGTGAGGTCGGCCGGTTCGTGCTCGACGGCGCACTGCCCGAGCCGACTTGGTACTCCTGA
- a CDS encoding LLM class flavin-dependent oxidoreductase, which yields MSSLTFHWFLPTYGDSRHVVGGGHGLPAGAAGGERPATLGYLTQIARAAEDLGFEGALTPTGAWCEDAWLTTAMLARETERLKFLVAFRPGIIAPTLAAQMAATFQRHSGGRLLLNVVTGGERHEQRAYGDFLGKDDRYARTGEFLGIVRELWEGKTVDFSGEQLRVAGARLARVPDPVPPVYFGGSSPAAGEVAARAADVYLTWGEPPAEVERKIAWIRGLADRAGRRVRFGIRLHVITRDTAEAAWAEAQRLLDGFTPEAIRAVQAGLARSESEGQRRMLALHGGRTDGLEIAPNLWAGIGLVRGGAGTALVGSHTEVAERIVEYQRLGIEEFILSGHPHVEEAYWFGEGVLPVLREAGLWRHPAARPEDATAAGIPFAAGVGR from the coding sequence ATGTCTTCCCTCACCTTCCACTGGTTCCTGCCCACCTACGGCGACAGCCGTCATGTCGTCGGGGGAGGTCATGGCCTGCCCGCCGGTGCGGCCGGCGGGGAACGGCCCGCCACGCTCGGCTATCTGACGCAGATCGCCCGCGCCGCCGAGGACCTGGGCTTCGAGGGGGCGCTCACCCCCACCGGGGCGTGGTGCGAGGACGCCTGGCTCACCACGGCGATGCTGGCCCGTGAGACCGAGCGGCTGAAGTTCCTGGTGGCCTTCCGGCCGGGGATCATCGCGCCGACCCTGGCCGCCCAGATGGCCGCCACCTTCCAGCGGCACTCCGGTGGGCGGCTGCTGCTGAATGTCGTCACCGGTGGCGAGAGACATGAGCAGCGCGCGTACGGGGACTTCCTGGGCAAGGACGACCGTTATGCACGCACCGGTGAATTCCTCGGCATCGTGCGGGAGTTGTGGGAGGGAAAGACGGTCGATTTCAGCGGGGAGCAGCTGCGGGTGGCGGGCGCCCGGCTGGCGCGGGTGCCCGATCCGGTGCCGCCGGTGTACTTCGGCGGATCGTCCCCGGCCGCCGGGGAGGTCGCCGCGCGTGCCGCCGATGTCTATCTGACCTGGGGCGAGCCGCCGGCCGAGGTCGAGCGGAAGATCGCCTGGATCCGAGGGCTGGCGGACCGCGCCGGGCGCCGGGTGCGGTTCGGAATCCGGCTGCATGTGATCACCCGGGACACCGCGGAGGCGGCGTGGGCGGAGGCGCAGCGGCTGCTGGACGGTTTCACACCGGAGGCGATACGGGCCGTGCAGGCGGGGCTGGCCCGCAGTGAGTCGGAGGGGCAGCGCCGGATGCTGGCGCTGCACGGCGGCCGCACCGACGGACTGGAGATCGCGCCGAATCTGTGGGCCGGTATCGGGCTGGTGCGGGGCGGGGCGGGCACCGCGCTGGTGGGCAGCCACACGGAGGTGGCGGAGCGGATCGTGGAGTATCAGCGGCTGGGCATCGAGGAGTTCATCCTCTCCGGGCACCCCCATGTCGAGGAGGCGTACTGGTTCGGGGAAGGGGTGCTGCCGGTGCTGCGGGAGGCCGGGCTGTGGCGGCATCCGGCCGCGCGGCCCGAGGACGCCACTGCCGCCGGGATCCCGTTCGCCGCCGGGGTCGGCCGCTGA
- the sfnG gene encoding dimethylsulfone monooxygenase SfnG — protein sequence MSDLPAPGPARFAYWVPNVSGGLVTSTIEQRTDWGYDYNRKLAVLAENNGFDYALSQVRYMASYGAEFQHESTSFSLALLLATERLKVIAAVHPGLWHPGVLAKLGATADHLSGGRFAVNVVSGWFKGEFSALGEPWLEHDERYRRAEEFIRALRSIWTEDHAELAGDFYRIRDFSLKPKPLGTAGRPHPEIFQGGNSTAARAMAGRVSDWYFSNGKDFDGVTEQLRDVRAAAASAGRTAPRFGLNGFLIARDTEAEAREVLREIIAKADTEAVHGFGAAVRQAGQSTADGTGMWQDSSFEDLVQYNDGFRTGLIGTPEQIAERIVAYKRLGVDLFLLGFLHYLEDVEYFGRRVLPLVRELEAQEDGPRAAADTAQPTGPAVSGARR from the coding sequence ATGTCCGACCTGCCCGCCCCGGGCCCCGCACGCTTTGCCTATTGGGTGCCCAATGTCAGTGGCGGCCTGGTGACCAGCACCATCGAGCAGCGCACCGATTGGGGCTATGACTACAACCGCAAGCTGGCGGTGCTGGCCGAGAACAACGGTTTCGATTATGCGCTGAGCCAGGTCCGCTATATGGCCAGCTACGGCGCGGAGTTCCAGCACGAGTCCACGAGTTTCAGCCTGGCGCTGCTGCTGGCCACCGAGCGGCTGAAGGTGATCGCCGCCGTGCATCCGGGGCTGTGGCACCCGGGTGTGCTGGCGAAGCTCGGCGCCACGGCCGATCACCTCTCCGGCGGGCGGTTCGCGGTGAACGTGGTCAGCGGGTGGTTCAAGGGCGAGTTCAGTGCGCTCGGGGAGCCATGGCTGGAGCATGACGAACGCTACCGGCGGGCGGAGGAGTTCATCCGGGCACTGCGCAGCATCTGGACCGAGGACCACGCCGAACTGGCCGGGGACTTCTACCGCATCCGGGACTTCTCGCTGAAGCCGAAGCCGCTCGGTACCGCCGGGCGTCCGCACCCGGAGATCTTCCAGGGCGGCAACTCCACCGCGGCGCGGGCGATGGCCGGCCGGGTGTCCGACTGGTACTTCAGCAACGGCAAGGACTTCGACGGCGTCACCGAGCAGCTCAGGGACGTCCGGGCCGCGGCGGCGTCCGCGGGCCGGACCGCGCCCCGCTTCGGGCTGAACGGCTTCCTGATCGCCCGGGACACCGAGGCCGAGGCCCGGGAGGTGCTGCGGGAGATCATCGCCAAGGCGGACACCGAGGCGGTGCACGGCTTCGGCGCGGCGGTCCGGCAGGCCGGGCAGTCCACGGCCGACGGCACCGGTATGTGGCAGGACTCGTCGTTCGAGGACCTGGTCCAGTACAACGACGGCTTCCGCACGGGCCTGATCGGCACACCGGAGCAGATCGCCGAGCGGATCGTCGCGTACAAGCGACTGGGCGTGGACCTCTTCCTGCTGGGTTTCCTCCATTACCTGGAGGACGTCGAGTACTTCGGCCGGCGGGTGCTGCCGCTGGTGCGTGAGCTGGAGGCGCAGGAGGACGGCCCGCGGGCCGCAGCGGACACGGCGCAGCCGACCGGTCCGGCGGTCTCCGGCGCCCGGCGCTGA